A genomic region of Eubacterium sp. 1001713B170207_170306_E7 contains the following coding sequences:
- a CDS encoding distal tail protein Dit — protein MAGTTWMVFGGRRLDHVLGIRGRGIEIDIKQTETDMPLRNGSMLRNVKLQNKKLRVNLFLEREQASQTIEDMKAKLLQVLYTSGMEQLIFGDDPGHEWRGILSGTELIKESEDFAEIELSFTCDPVRRELSEITYEDIDSKTFENFGRDTHGVITFTLPSGRSSQVISLYGTIAKVTLAASDLAGEWRIDTERREVYLNGVLSMLKVDFKNTNWLAPEGRSFCVPAGSFRFDFTPAVSSATIKYKRRCL, from the coding sequence ATGGCAGGAACAACCTGGATGGTGTTTGGCGGGAGACGGCTTGACCACGTTCTTGGCATCCGGGGCCGCGGCATCGAAATTGACATCAAGCAGACTGAGACGGATATGCCGTTGCGGAACGGCAGTATGCTTCGGAATGTAAAACTACAGAACAAAAAGCTGCGGGTTAACCTATTTCTGGAACGGGAACAGGCCAGCCAGACCATTGAGGACATGAAAGCCAAACTGCTTCAGGTGCTGTACACGTCTGGAATGGAGCAGCTAATCTTTGGCGATGACCCTGGTCATGAATGGCGCGGTATCCTATCGGGTACCGAGCTGATCAAAGAAAGTGAGGACTTTGCAGAAATTGAGCTCTCCTTTACCTGTGACCCCGTCCGCCGCGAACTGTCTGAAATAACCTATGAGGATATTGACAGCAAAACTTTTGAAAATTTTGGCCGGGATACCCACGGTGTGATTACTTTCACACTGCCCAGCGGGCGCAGCAGCCAGGTGATCAGCCTTTATGGAACTATTGCAAAAGTTACCCTGGCCGCATCCGATCTTGCCGGTGAGTGGCGCATTGACACCGAGCGTCGAGAGGTCTATTTAAATGGCGTTTTAAGCATGTTAAAAGTGGATTTTAAAAACACGAACTGGCTGGCACCAGAGGGACGGAGTTTTTGCGTCCCAGCTGGCAGCTTCCGGTTTGATTTTACACCAGCTGTCTCAAGCGCCACCATAAAATATAAAAGGCGGTGCTTGTAA